One segment of Geomonas ferrireducens DNA contains the following:
- the gatA gene encoding Asp-tRNA(Asn)/Glu-tRNA(Gln) amidotransferase subunit GatA — protein sequence MEIFDLTIHELHDKLKAKEVSSVEATRAMLDRIEAVDGQVNAYITVTPEQALVEAEAADRRIAAGDIAPLTGIPMGLKDIFITKGIRTTCGSRILENFVPPYDGTAVAKLKEQGAVIVGKLNQDEFAMGSSNESSYFGPVKNPWNLECTPGGSSGGSAAAIAARTATATLGTDTGGSIRQPASHCSCVGVKPTYGRVSRYGVIAYASSLDQVGPLTRDVTDAALLLGAVAGYDPKDSTSVNTPVPDYLAGLKSGGKGLKIGLPKQYFIEGLDPDVKRAMDEAIALYKSLGAELREVSLPHTEYAVATYYLIATAEASSNLARYDGVRFGHRADEIRGLKEMYAKTRAEGFGSEVKRRIMLGTYALSSGYYDAYYVKAQKVRTLIMQDFLNAFNEVDVLLTPIAPTPPFKIGEKLADPLQMYLSDIFTIPVNLAGTCGISIPAGFSAAGLPIGLQLIGKPFGEATILSTAYAFEQETQWHLKKAPL from the coding sequence ATGGAAATTTTCGACCTTACCATACACGAGCTGCACGACAAGCTTAAGGCGAAGGAGGTCTCCTCGGTGGAGGCTACCCGCGCCATGCTGGACCGCATCGAGGCCGTGGACGGCCAGGTGAACGCCTACATCACGGTGACCCCGGAGCAGGCACTAGTCGAGGCGGAAGCCGCGGACCGCCGCATCGCTGCAGGCGACATCGCCCCCCTCACCGGTATCCCGATGGGGCTCAAGGACATCTTCATCACCAAGGGGATCCGCACCACCTGCGGCTCCCGCATCCTGGAAAACTTCGTCCCTCCCTACGACGGCACCGCGGTCGCCAAGCTGAAGGAACAGGGCGCGGTCATCGTGGGGAAGCTGAACCAGGATGAATTCGCCATGGGGAGCTCCAACGAGTCCTCCTATTTCGGCCCGGTGAAAAACCCCTGGAACCTCGAGTGCACCCCGGGCGGCTCCTCCGGCGGCTCCGCCGCTGCCATCGCCGCGCGCACCGCTACCGCGACGCTTGGCACCGACACCGGCGGGTCCATCCGCCAGCCGGCCTCGCACTGCTCCTGCGTCGGCGTGAAGCCGACCTACGGCCGCGTCTCCCGCTACGGAGTCATCGCCTACGCCTCCTCGCTCGACCAGGTTGGCCCGCTCACCCGCGACGTTACCGATGCCGCCCTGCTCCTCGGTGCGGTCGCCGGCTACGATCCCAAGGACTCCACCTCGGTCAACACCCCGGTGCCGGACTACCTCGCGGGGCTTAAGAGCGGCGGCAAGGGGCTCAAGATCGGCCTTCCCAAGCAGTACTTCATCGAAGGACTCGACCCGGACGTGAAGCGCGCCATGGACGAGGCGATCGCGCTGTACAAGAGCCTGGGCGCCGAACTGCGCGAGGTGAGCCTGCCGCACACCGAGTACGCCGTCGCCACCTACTACCTGATCGCCACCGCCGAGGCATCCTCGAACCTCGCCCGTTACGACGGCGTCCGCTTCGGCCACCGCGCCGATGAGATCCGGGGCCTGAAGGAGATGTACGCGAAGACCCGCGCCGAAGGGTTCGGCTCGGAGGTGAAGCGCAGGATCATGCTCGGCACCTACGCGCTTTCCTCCGGCTACTACGACGCCTACTACGTAAAGGCCCAGAAGGTCCGGACACTGATCATGCAGGACTTCCTGAACGCCTTCAACGAGGTGGACGTGCTGCTCACCCCGATCGCGCCGACCCCGCCCTTCAAGATCGGCGAGAAGCTGGCCGACCCGCTGCAGATGTATCTTTCCGACATCTTCACCATTCCGGTGAACCTGGCCGGGACCTGCGGCATCAGCATCCCCGCCGGTTTCAGTGCGGCGGGACTTCCCATCGGGCTGCAGCTGATCGGCAAACCGTTCGGCGAAGCGACCATCCTCTCCACCGCGTACGCGTTCGAGCAGGAGACCCAGTGGCACCTGAAGAAGGCGCCGCTGTAA
- a CDS encoding NUDIX domain-containing protein yields the protein MEQNGFKASHIVTSVVAVIIDNDGRVLLTKRNVPPFQGEWVMPGGKIDLGEPIVAALKREVREEVGLEVEVGDLIDVFEHVTPGEDNYHFIIIYYRCTPLYCDVNHNKDEVAEARWVEPGELEQYKIPAGARFILTKIFESN from the coding sequence ATGGAGCAAAACGGTTTCAAGGCGAGTCACATCGTCACTTCGGTGGTCGCGGTCATAATCGACAACGACGGCCGGGTGCTCCTCACCAAGAGGAACGTACCCCCTTTCCAGGGGGAATGGGTGATGCCCGGCGGCAAGATCGACCTCGGTGAACCGATCGTGGCGGCCCTCAAGCGCGAGGTCCGGGAAGAGGTCGGCCTCGAGGTGGAAGTGGGAGACCTGATCGACGTCTTCGAACACGTGACGCCGGGAGAGGACAACTATCACTTCATCATCATCTATTACCGGTGCACGCCGCTTTACTGCGACGTGAACCACAACAAGGACGAAGTGGCCGAGGCCCGCTGGGTCGAACCGGGCGAACTGGAGCAGTACAAGATCCCCGCCGGCGCCCGCTTCATCCTTACGAAGATCTTTGAAAGCAATTGA
- the gatC gene encoding Asp-tRNA(Asn)/Glu-tRNA(Gln) amidotransferase subunit GatC produces MKITRAEVEHVARLARLELTDAELDTFTGQMDGILAYVEKLNALDTDGIVPTSHAVPMENAFRADEPTGSIGVENALANAPQRAESFFRVPKVIE; encoded by the coding sequence ATGAAGATTACAAGAGCAGAGGTCGAACACGTAGCACGGCTCGCCCGACTGGAGCTTACCGACGCGGAGCTGGATACCTTCACCGGCCAGATGGACGGCATCCTCGCCTACGTCGAGAAGCTGAACGCACTGGACACCGACGGCATCGTCCCCACCTCGCACGCGGTCCCCATGGAGAACGCCTTCAGGGCCGACGAGCCGACCGGCTCGATCGGCGTGGAAAACGCCCTCGCCAACGCGCCGCAGCGCGCCGAGAGCTTCTTCAGGGTGCCGAAGGTCATCGAATAG
- the argH gene encoding argininosuccinate lyase — MSKDKLWGGRFTQPTDKFVEEFTASINFDKRLYHQDIRGSIAHATMLGKQGIIPVADVEAIVHGLREILDKIEAGDFDFSVSLEDIHMNIEARLSEKIGDAGKRLHTGRSRNDQVALDIRLYMRDELVEISAYIDLLIDSLIYQAEENLGVIMPGFTHLQTAQPILFSHHMMAYHEMLKRDKGRMEDCLKRTNVLPLGAGALAGTTFPIDREHVAELLEFPEVSRNSLDSVSDRDFALEFCAAASILMMHLSRFAEELILWSTSEFKFVDLSDSFCTGSSIMPQKKNPDVPELVRGKTGRVYGNLMSLLTLMKSLPLAYNKDMQEDKEPLFDTIDTVKGSLKIFADMVREMQVNAERMKVAAAAGFSTATDVADYLVRKGIPFRDAHEIVGKAVRYCIENEMDIPELSLAEWQIFSGRIEDDIFDAITLEASVNARKATGGTALERVKAEIARAKEGR, encoded by the coding sequence ATGTCCAAAGACAAACTGTGGGGCGGACGCTTCACCCAGCCCACCGACAAGTTCGTAGAAGAGTTCACCGCCTCCATCAACTTCGACAAGCGCCTGTACCACCAGGACATCCGCGGCTCCATCGCCCACGCCACCATGCTCGGCAAGCAGGGGATCATCCCGGTTGCGGACGTCGAGGCAATCGTGCACGGCCTCAGGGAAATCCTGGACAAAATCGAGGCGGGCGATTTCGACTTCTCGGTCTCCCTGGAAGACATCCACATGAACATCGAGGCGCGCCTCTCCGAGAAGATCGGCGACGCAGGCAAGAGGCTCCACACCGGCCGCTCCAGAAACGACCAGGTCGCCCTCGACATCCGCCTCTACATGCGTGACGAGCTGGTGGAGATCTCCGCCTACATCGACCTCCTGATCGACTCTCTCATCTACCAGGCAGAAGAGAACCTGGGCGTTATCATGCCCGGCTTCACCCACCTGCAGACCGCGCAGCCGATCCTCTTCTCGCACCACATGATGGCCTACCACGAGATGCTCAAGCGCGACAAGGGGCGCATGGAAGACTGCCTGAAGCGCACCAACGTGCTGCCGCTCGGCGCGGGCGCCCTGGCCGGGACCACCTTCCCGATCGACCGCGAACACGTGGCGGAGCTTCTGGAGTTCCCCGAGGTGAGCAGAAACTCCCTCGACTCGGTCTCCGACCGCGACTTCGCCCTCGAATTCTGCGCCGCCGCCTCGATCCTGATGATGCACCTCTCCCGCTTCGCCGAGGAGCTCATCCTCTGGTCCACGAGCGAGTTCAAGTTCGTTGATCTCTCCGATTCCTTCTGCACCGGCTCCTCCATCATGCCGCAGAAGAAAAACCCGGACGTCCCGGAGCTCGTGCGCGGCAAGACCGGCCGTGTCTACGGCAACCTCATGTCCCTGCTCACGCTGATGAAGTCGCTCCCGCTCGCCTACAACAAGGACATGCAGGAGGACAAGGAGCCGCTCTTCGACACCATCGACACCGTGAAAGGGTCGCTGAAGATCTTCGCGGACATGGTGCGCGAGATGCAGGTGAACGCGGAGCGTATGAAGGTCGCGGCCGCCGCCGGGTTCTCCACCGCGACCGACGTGGCGGACTACCTGGTCAGGAAGGGGATCCCGTTCCGCGATGCGCACGAGATCGTGGGCAAGGCGGTGCGTTACTGCATCGAGAACGAGATGGACATCCCGGAGCTCTCCCTCGCCGAATGGCAGATCTTCTCCGGGCGCATCGAGGACGACATCTTTGACGCAATCACCCTCGAAGCATCAGTCAACGCACGCAAGGCGACCGGCGGCACCGCACTCGAGAGGGTGAAGGCCGAAATCGCCCGGGCGAAGGAAGGACGTTAG
- a CDS encoding fibronectin type III domain-containing protein: MAASRRLLPAVAVAASLAILAGCGKKGTLVPPEALVPAPITSLAVAQKGGELQVSWSGPGKQEGGGKLENLAGFLLFRRNVLPPSEDCEECPGAYSQLTKVDLELPEKVRRAGGLWIYDDFDLQKGRTYQYKVRSYSKDGAQSKDSNKVRRSAVTPPLPPVLEAHGSPNEVELTYVALPPEEGTFVGYNIYKSKKDEPVPLAPVNKEPLAGTTYRDQELVLGLTYRYTVTSVAKVGADTVESAPSNVVEAGLVLPE, encoded by the coding sequence GTGGCGGCATCGCGTCGACTCCTTCCCGCCGTGGCAGTTGCGGCGTCGCTTGCCATCCTTGCCGGATGCGGCAAAAAAGGAACGCTCGTCCCCCCCGAGGCGCTGGTCCCGGCACCGATCACCTCGCTCGCCGTGGCGCAAAAGGGAGGAGAACTCCAGGTGAGCTGGAGCGGACCCGGCAAGCAGGAGGGAGGCGGTAAGCTCGAGAACCTCGCCGGCTTTCTACTGTTCCGGCGCAACGTGCTCCCACCCAGCGAGGACTGCGAGGAGTGCCCCGGCGCCTACAGCCAGCTCACCAAGGTGGATCTGGAGCTTCCCGAAAAGGTACGCCGTGCCGGCGGGCTCTGGATCTACGACGACTTCGACCTGCAGAAGGGGCGGACCTACCAGTACAAGGTGCGCTCTTACAGCAAGGACGGGGCGCAGAGCAAGGACTCCAACAAGGTGCGGCGCTCCGCGGTCACGCCCCCGCTTCCTCCGGTGCTCGAGGCGCACGGCTCTCCCAACGAAGTGGAACTGACCTACGTCGCCCTCCCCCCCGAGGAGGGAACCTTCGTCGGCTACAACATCTACAAGAGCAAGAAGGACGAACCGGTGCCGCTCGCTCCGGTCAACAAGGAGCCGCTTGCCGGTACCACCTACCGGGACCAGGAGCTGGTGCTCGGGTTGACCTACCGCTACACGGTGACGAGCGTTGCCAAGGTCGGCGCCGACACCGTCGAGAGCGCCCCCTCCAATGTCGTAGAAGCCGGGCTCGTGCTGCCGGAGTAG
- a CDS encoding argininosuccinate synthase, with the protein MAKKEVKKIVLAYSGGLDTSIILKWLKNEYGCEVVTFSADLGQGDELEPVREKAFKTGADKVYIDDLREEFVRDFVYPMFRANAIYEGSYLLGTSIARPLIAKRQMEIAQIEGCDAVSHGATGKGNDQVRFELAYYHFNPAITVVAPWREWKLNSRQALINYAKRNDIPIPITKKRPWSSDRNLLHISFEGGILEDTWLEPPENMYVLTKSPEKAPNKPQYIEIEFEKGNAVAVDGVRMSPAELLAHLNTIGGEHGIGRVDLLENRSVGMKSRGVYETPGGTILREAHMAVEQITMDREVMHLRDSLIPRYAEMIYNGYWFSPEREMMQCMIDDSQKTVNGVARLKLYKGHVRTVGRKSESDSLFNLDFATFEKDQVYNQADAEGFIKLNSLRLRIRSLMLANKK; encoded by the coding sequence ATGGCAAAGAAAGAAGTGAAAAAGATCGTCCTCGCCTACTCGGGCGGGCTTGACACCTCCATCATCCTCAAGTGGCTCAAGAACGAGTACGGCTGCGAGGTGGTGACGTTCTCCGCAGACCTCGGCCAGGGCGACGAGCTCGAGCCGGTACGCGAGAAGGCATTCAAGACCGGCGCCGACAAGGTGTATATCGACGATCTGCGCGAGGAGTTCGTGCGCGACTTCGTGTACCCGATGTTCCGCGCCAACGCGATCTACGAGGGTTCCTACCTGCTCGGCACCTCCATCGCCCGCCCGCTCATCGCCAAGCGCCAGATGGAAATCGCGCAGATCGAGGGTTGCGACGCCGTTTCCCATGGCGCGACCGGCAAGGGCAACGACCAGGTGCGCTTCGAGCTTGCCTACTATCACTTCAACCCAGCCATCACCGTGGTCGCACCGTGGAGGGAGTGGAAGCTCAACTCCCGCCAGGCGCTGATCAACTACGCGAAGAGAAACGACATCCCGATCCCGATCACCAAGAAGCGTCCCTGGTCTTCCGACAGGAACCTCCTGCACATCTCCTTCGAGGGCGGCATCCTGGAAGACACCTGGCTGGAGCCGCCCGAGAACATGTACGTGCTCACCAAGTCGCCGGAGAAGGCCCCCAACAAGCCGCAGTACATCGAGATCGAGTTCGAGAAGGGTAACGCGGTCGCCGTCGACGGCGTGCGCATGTCCCCGGCGGAGCTTCTGGCCCACCTGAACACCATCGGCGGCGAGCACGGCATCGGCCGTGTCGACCTCCTCGAGAACCGCTCGGTCGGCATGAAGTCCCGCGGCGTCTACGAGACCCCGGGCGGCACCATCCTGCGCGAAGCCCACATGGCGGTCGAGCAGATCACCATGGACCGCGAAGTCATGCACCTGAGGGATTCCCTGATCCCGCGCTACGCCGAGATGATCTACAACGGCTACTGGTTCTCGCCTGAGCGCGAGATGATGCAGTGCATGATCGACGACTCGCAGAAGACCGTGAACGGCGTCGCACGCCTCAAGCTCTACAAGGGTCACGTGCGCACCGTGGGCAGGAAGTCGGAGTCCGACTCCCTCTTCAACCTCGACTTCGCGACCTTCGAGAAGGACCAGGTTTACAACCAGGCGGATGCCGAGGGCTTCATCAAGCTGAACTCGCTCAGGCTCAGGATCCGCTCCCTGATGCTGGCCAACAAGAAGTAG